A region of Candidatus Saganbacteria bacterium DNA encodes the following proteins:
- a CDS encoding glycosyl hydrolase → MPNNRSFSVLIILAASLFLAVHSGCEKYSSSSDKVYGKIAADPSGCYIGAFVTGTTNISGYESDIGTKLACVMWYINFTQDFPKTDCDSVIANGSIPCITWEPWKGVIPDESYSLQNIIDGDFDTYINSWAVSAKNFKYPIFVRFAHEMNGNWYPWDGSHNGGSSGGPAKYISAWRHVYTIFRDAGAENVTWVWDVNADSVPADDWNKAENYYPGDAYVDWISVDGYNWGTSSAGTSWQDFDSIFLSAYNTLYEDHSGKPIMIGETASTEDGGSKSDWIKDAFDKLRTKYAGIKLFNWFNIDKETDWRIQSSASAKQAMKDAMTGSKYFISKIPLN, encoded by the coding sequence TTGCCAAATAACAGATCATTCAGTGTCCTTATAATACTGGCCGCATCATTATTTTTGGCCGTACATTCGGGATGCGAGAAATACTCTTCGTCTTCAGATAAGGTCTATGGAAAGATAGCTGCCGACCCTTCAGGTTGTTATATCGGCGCTTTTGTCACCGGCACCACAAACATCTCCGGTTACGAGAGCGATATCGGGACAAAGCTTGCCTGTGTCATGTGGTACATCAATTTTACCCAGGATTTTCCAAAGACGGACTGCGACAGTGTTATTGCCAACGGGAGCATTCCCTGTATAACCTGGGAGCCGTGGAAAGGCGTTATACCGGATGAAAGCTATTCATTGCAGAACATAATTGACGGGGACTTCGATACTTATATAAATTCATGGGCGGTTTCAGCCAAAAATTTTAAGTACCCGATCTTTGTAAGGTTCGCGCACGAGATGAACGGGAACTGGTATCCCTGGGACGGATCGCACAACGGAGGATCGTCAGGCGGACCGGCAAAATATATAAGCGCCTGGAGACATGTCTATACAATATTCCGTGATGCGGGGGCTGAAAATGTCACGTGGGTGTGGGACGTGAATGCTGACAGCGTGCCGGCGGATGACTGGAACAAGGCCGAGAATTATTATCCGGGGGACGCTTATGTCGACTGGATCAGCGTTGACGGCTACAACTGGGGGACTTCATCAGCCGGCACCTCATGGCAGGATTTTGATTCGATATTTCTTTCCGCTTATAATACATTATATGAAGACCATTCCGGAAAGCCTATAATGATCGGGGAAACGGCATCCACCGAAGACGGGGGCAGCAAATCCGACTGGATAAAGGACGCTTTTGATAAATTGAGGACGAAATATGCCGGCATCAAATTATTCAACTGGTTCAATATCGATAAAGAAACGGACTGGAGGATACAATCGAGCGCTTCGGCAAAACAGGCGATGAAAGATGCGATGACAGGGTCTAAATATTTTATAAGCAAAATTCCGCTGAATTAA